A stretch of Caenorhabditis elegans chromosome IV DNA encodes these proteins:
- the Y40H7A.11 gene encoding LITAF domain-containing protein (Confirmed by transcript evidence): MNSENPQIYSAPPPYEVAIGMPKVNRQPAPVLAPPIDPRPCGRVIGVISVKQAPTYSSYQENCTRCQTLVQTRVEHKIGIMWWLCATLSFCFFFCCYLLFFPITKDAQHFCPNCGSLLAVRTRA; encoded by the exons GCTCCACCACCATATGAAGTTGCCATCGGGATGCCGAAAGTGAATCGGCAACCGGCTCCAGTATTAGCTCCGCCCATTGATCCAAGGCCATGTGGCAGAGTGATAGGTGTAATTTCTGTGAAGCAGGCCCCAACATATTCATCTTATCAGGAGAATTGTACAAGATGTCag ACACTGGTACAAACTCGAGTTGAGCACAAAATTGGTATCATGTGGTGGCTATGTGCCACCCTCTCattttgtttcttcttctgCTGCTACCTATTGTTTTTCCCGATCACCAAGGACGCTCAACATTTTTGTCCAAACTGTGGGTCTTTGTTGGCTGTTAGGACGAGAGCCTAG